One region of Canis aureus isolate CA01 chromosome 31, VMU_Caureus_v.1.0, whole genome shotgun sequence genomic DNA includes:
- the LOC144302711 gene encoding uncharacterized protein LOC144302711 produces MNKSSNLDLDSAGHLDNIRHPGVHAAGLGHVIVVANGTSAKVKQARAGNEFVYWGFWGFPRQEAVLRSPNNEEDQDERAHEDSLETSTPAVGSTPSMEPYMGLNSRLEIKTQAKIKSPMPNSPRYPGTPAFVMCYWLPGH; encoded by the exons atgaacaaatcatcAAATCTTGATCTAGACTCAGCTGGTCACCTTGACAACATAAGGCACCCGGGAGTCCATGCAGCAG GGCTTGGCCATGTGATTGTGGTTGCCAATGGGACATCAGCAAAGGTGAAGCAAGCGAGGGCTGGAAACGAATTTGTGTACTGGGGCTTCTGGGGCTTTCCCCGCCAGGAGGCTGTCCTGAGATCGCCAAACAATGAAGAAGACCAGGATGAGAGAGCACATGAAG ATTCTCTTGAGACCTCTACACCAGCCG taggttccacacccagcatggagccctacatgggcttgaactcacgactggAGATCAAGACGcaagctaagatcaagagtccgatgccCAACTCACCGCGCTACCCGGGCACCCCTGCCTTTGTAATGTGTTACTGGCTCCCAGGGCATTAA